The Dunckerocampus dactyliophorus isolate RoL2022-P2 chromosome 14, RoL_Ddac_1.1, whole genome shotgun sequence genome includes the window actttcctctgtcgcttatttcgtcgtttttttttttatgtcacaaacaacacagagacacttgtgtgtgttttgagatGAGGAAAGGGCCGACACAGCAGCACCGGCGACCCATGCTTTCTTGTCAGTCTCTGTTAGAATGCCCACAAATTTTACACATTGGTCTttgattcattgtttttttgtcgAGTATTAACATTTTGCAGTGTTCGGCAGTTCTTGAATGCACCACGGTGATGTGCtctgagacgcaaaagtgaaatcTATGTGGATATGAAACTTTCTCAAATGCTGTCACATCTTAATAAATGCACAAACTGCCGTGTTCTTTAACTTTGAACACACTATCTATATGCCACTCGAAACCGTTTAAATCTTGGGTGACAGGTCACCCTTTTAGTCCCCAAAAGCATCTTTGCTAAATTTGTCGTTAGTCGCTTTTAGTATCTCAAGGGATCTGATTACTCGCTGGTGGGCAGCAAttatccctcctgctacatctgttatattctctggcagacccgGTGCGAATGAGGTGTGTTAACAAGCAGAgttacacagacagtcccattataatgtgtttatgagcgtgGGCGACCAGGTAGCACCAGATCTGTTAAGCAGCAAAGTCACTTTTCTGCATCTACTCTCGAACCAAAGTGGGCGTACGTCATTGCCCTGCATTATACCTCTGTGAAATCGGTGCACTCGCTTTGTGTGTCTGCCTTTTAATTTATCACCAGTCTATAGTCTATATGAGTTGAATTGATAGGGAAGAATTCTGAGTATAAAACATCTACAACAGAACCTGAACTCAATGTTAGTGGATGGaggtacagtggtacctcggttttcattatatattttgGTCCAAAAGGTCAGCCGAAAATTGAAACATACAAAagccaaagcaatttttcccaataGGAAATgatataaatccaatgaatccactGCCTTTGAATTGAAAGTGAAAGGAAGACAAATACTGAGTCTCCGAAGTACAGCAACTACGTCAAACAGGGTTGATCACCCACAAGTGTTGGAAAGTGTGGCAAGTGTTCCCGTAGGTAGTCTCCTGCCTCTCGGATTGTCTCACACAAATTGGTATTGGTAACTTGGTAAAGTGTTTTATGTTCTCTGCAGGCTTCGCATTGGCGAAGGCGCCAGACAGAAAAACAGCTCTCAGGAAGGTGAGAACATTGCCTTTAATTTCTAGCAATAAATCAGTGGGTTTTTTAATATCATGCCTACCTTATTTTTGACTAATCCTGCTAAGAAAGgatcaaattatatttttggaggTAATAGACATTGTGCCAGTGTACGTAAGTATTACTGCAGTGTATATTTAATATCCTGATtacgtcgtgtgtgtgtgtgtgtgtgtgtgtatgtgtgtgtgtgtcttttttgcaGGCAAAAAATCGAGCCATTCACTACTTGTACTATATAGAGAGATACAACGACCACACCAGTAAGTCCACAGTGTATAAGCCAATtagttgtttttcttgttttcctcctccacagtgccctctagaGATAAAGGCTTTGTTTTTCGGCTCGAAATCTAAGAAAAGGTGTTGTTTATTTTCCACCAAGCTCTGCCTCCACTCAAAAATGACAACGAAAAGTGTGATTTTTGTCCAGAGGTGTCATCAAAAACACTTTTTGTCCTTTTCAAGGCTTACACAACACAAATACataaagagaagaagaaaggagtttgcatgttctccctgggcgtgcgtgggttttctccgggtactcaggtttcctcccacattccagaaacatgcatgttaggttaattggagactctaaatagtccatggtaggaatgtgagtgtgaatggttgtttgtgtgtatgccctgcgattggctggcgaccagtccagggtgtaccccgcctctcgcctgaagtcagctgggataggctccagcatacccccacgaccctaatgaggataagcggcatagaaaatggatggatggaacatcaGAGAAGAATTAGCCTTTTTAGTTGTTCTTGTTTGTGCCCTGATTTAGTCACAATGTGTGATTCACACGGCGCACAGAAGACACGCCATGTTCCAAGAAGATCTTGGGACCCCCTGCAGCCTCAGCAACTGTTCAGTGGCCACCGAGGGGAAGCCGTAATGCGTTTGTGTGGCATttaagttgggttttttttttcaaggacaCCATCACCTAGTAGGATGCTTCTGGTTTGAATGATGCCCTGGGTGGACCGGCGCTGTGCCACCCCCGTCCTACCAGTTTTTCTTTACAATGACTATGTTTTTAACTATATTAATTCATACATTGCCACAAACTTTCTATTTCCATGTTTTCTTGACAAAAATGAATAGTCATTTCTCACCGCCACTCAACAAGCAGTcgaggctaaaccaactcatattgACTCACAATTCCCTCGTTTTTATTCTGCAGTTTAGTAGTGAAACAACAtttgtttgagactcttggtctgcCATATAATCAATCTAATATAATaagaatgaaatatgttttattttcgagtgactttttttttttttttttttaccttgcatTTAACCTGAGGGCTGAGGTGCATGTACTTTTTTCCCCCGATGCATTTTGATCTTTCATCCCCATgcaaattattaaattatttatttttaggaaaTCTTAAACCAGGGTAAAGATTTTCCAAAGTGTCACAGCCAGCTTTTCCCTTGTTCATTTAAATTACCTTTCATATTTAACTGTGATATTCTATAGTATGAGTCCCAATTTTCCTCAATTCTTCTTGTGCCTTTTTTGGGAATTACTTTCTTCTGATTTTTGATAAAGGGTTAAGGTGGTGGTGTCCAAACCTTggccaccaagggccacatacagaaaaaattaACGACGTAGGGGCCACTTTATACAGTCTTTCCCATACATTCGTACGTATTAGTCGTAAGCAACTAATACGTTTGGGCCGCCACAAACAGACTTTGCGCTACCTGTTTACACTCGTGCAGAAACACATTATGTTGGAACTTTGAGTGTAGCTTGTTATAAAGTTGATGGCATTGTAACTCcatcttaacacacctcatacacaacTGGTCTGCCATAGAATAAGAAAATGGAGCAGGAGGAATcggtgtacaaaaaaaaaaactcgtaactaatttgtgactttttctggcTTTATTGGACACAAACAAAGAAAGTACGTATGGTTCTTCTCAACAAACAGCCGGCACTttgtatttcttaaattcaatgcAAATTTGACGACGGCATCAGTTTCTTTAGGCGTGTTCGATGGAGTTTTGCCTTGCTCAGGGCTCACGAGCAAGGTCAAATTTAATCGAGCATATGTTATGATGGGATGCTGAGGTAAGgtttgtgttttaaaatgtgccgtgggccaatcaAAAAATTAGCTGCAGGGCATTTGGACTTAAGGAGAGATGGCGCTTCCTGCTGCTTTGGAATGCCCTCtttgaatgttttttatttattttctgctgGTTAGCAAATGAAAGGCAGTGAGTGATGCATAAGGACATTTGGGGTTCAGGCAAAgtaatgcaacaaaaaaaaaaatcagaaattgAATTTTTGGAATACAGTAATtccctctctgtgtgtgtgtgtgtgtgtgtgtgtgtgtgtgtgtgtgtgtgtgtcctcaacAGTTTATCATGACATTGAAACCAACTTCAAAAGGTCAGGCCTTCGCATGAAGAAACAGAACGAAGGTATTTATCTGAATACATATTAAGCTATTAACAGTTTATTTATTAatgtgcttgtagtttgcagtgcatCATACTGAGGGCGGTGGTTTTAATATTGTTACCATAAGTTTGGTgcagaaataatacaaacagtAGTGTCATTCATCTATGCTCACGCGGGTCCCCCCCAACACCCCCCACCCTCACCCACCGTGTCTGCAGGCTACGGTCTGCGCTGCCACCGTGCCATCATCACCATGTGTAAACTGATTGGCATCAAGGACATGTACTGTAAAGTGGAAGGACCGACCAACCTTCTCAACATGACCAAGGCTTTCTTCTCCGGGCTGGCCAATCAGGTACACTCTCGTCACGCGTATGTCACAAATTCAACTCTTCGACCAATGCAAACTACATATTTACATGTCTAAAGGCGTTGCTCTTCATTTTCTATAGTTTCTgctttttctaataatatttacCTTTCCACCCCaagcaaaatattacaatatagattcctatatttattataatacataataatatatatataaatggctAAATATTATGTATCAGCATTGTTAAAAAGAACAATATAtgatttaataatatttaaatgcattaatacaaatacctgtgagtgtaaaaaaaaaaaatatgccaagCCACTATTACAGTATTTCAAAGTGTCATAATGTGACTACTGTATAGTTGAAAGTAATTACAAAAAACTATGTGGGGGGAAAACATGAGTTTTAGTTTTTGGGATGGCTTAAcattgaaaatattccacttagtTCCCTGCTTGTCATGTACATTGTGAATGATCTGGAAGTATGTGTGAACATCCTCCACTtgctttttaaatatacagAACATACATCCCTGATTTACTGGACAATACCAGAAGACACAAGTATAATATTCAGCAACAACACAGATTGATAAAGTTCTCCTTTGGTCCCATACTCCACCCACCCAGCAAGTTCTGGTGCAAAAACCTTGTCATCCCTCAACCCCCATGCAGGAAACCCACCAGAAGCTGGCAGACAAGAAGCAGCTCCATGTGGTGGAGTTCCGCCAGGAGCGCGGCCCACTGCCAGTGGTGGTGGCCAGCCCCAAGATGGGCGCACGGGCCAACCCAGAGCCCGAGGACGAGATTCTCAACACCCGTTTGAACTGGGACGACGTCCGAGCCTCGCAGGGGTTCAAACGCTCCATCTGGGCGGGTGTGAAACGCACCATGTGGTAGAGCGGTGGTGGATAGCGCAACACATCATGAAGGATGAGTTAACTTACAGTGGGGAACATCATGATTTTGTCTCATTTTTACCAAGCAGGCTTGTCTTTTTGTCTCTTCTCATCACATGTTTGACTCCAAAACCCATTCATGTAGTAATGTCTTTTTGCATTTGCTCACACGGCTCAGTGTGTGGATTAAAACAAATCATTTACTTAAAAATGAACTGTCTTTGCTGTCTTTTCACATCTAACTACGTAAATACTGTACTTGTCTACAGTAAGAAGACTAAACACCTGagagcagaggtgtggactcgagacATGCGACTTGGATTCGAATCACAATTTTGTTGACTTTGGACTCGAGAATATCATCAGAGACTCGTAAccggacttggacttggacatTAATGACTCGGGGCTTGGCTTGTACTTTAGTCTGATGtcttgaaaatacattttcagtgagtgtgttgagtaaaatgtgtccccaatCCAAGTATTCAACTAGCGTGATGATGCTTATGTCGTTTCCGGCAAGATAACAGATTTTCCCACAGTCTccatcattgaatgcatctgttaATGTTCAAtaaggtttaagaacaaacgaGTGTATGGCTTACATTTGTGTGGAGCGCCATATTGCTGGAGAGTGGCAGTGATTAACACCGGGATGTGTCAACATGCTACAGAGAATTGGATTTGACTctacctgtcttgtcttgagacATGACTTGGAATTGCATATCTTTACTTGAGATTTGcaaaacactttattttttcccaCCTTTGCCTGAAAGCATTGAATTCCTGTTTGACTGCAAATAAAGCAACACAAGATGTGTTTCATTTCATCAGGTGCTTTACTTTgagaatatttatttttttaaaaagacactgTCAGAGTAATAGAAAAGCAGAAACGTTTGCAGTAAATGGATAAGGTAAATGCCACAACCTGGGGCGGAAGTGGCTCAGTATGTTGAGCAGGTCGTCCAGTAGCCGCCGGGTTGgcgctttgaaccctgcttgACAGTTTTCTCTATGATGCTCTAATCTGGACATAAACAGACTTTCCAAGCTGTCACGTATAAAACAAGCACCTTTTGAACTGTAAGGCAACTTTAGACTTCTTAACACCTTCAGAGTTCATAGAACAATGTTTGACTTGCTGACACACACTCAGATGCGTATTTCTATTTGTAACAAGTGTTTGTCAGAAGTGTTTCCATCTGAGGGAGGACAGGATGGTGTGAATGAAGTAAAGGAGTGTGGCCATGTAGGCGAACACCTGCAACACAGTGACAGAGTGGCCACATTACTGGTGTAAATACTACttgatgtaaatgtttttttttgtttgtttgttttttaccacAGCAGCGATGTCAATCTGGTAGATCCTGAATTGTCCTAACTTCATCAAGAAGGTGATGTAGGCCAGATCCACTGCAGCACTCAGGTAGAACAAGGTGGCCACAGCGTGGTAGGCAAAGTCctcaacgcacacacacaatatcacatacagtacattacaacatgGACTGACGGGACCGTCCTCAGATTCTCTATCACCGCTCAAGTTCCCCTTTTCTCTTATTGTGCTTTGTCGTGTCACGCCATGATCTCAGTTGTGCCCCATTCTCATCTTGTGCTTCATCTCCTCTATTGTAATCCATATGTTATCTACATTCTCATCTAATTGCCATGCCATTTCTGTCTCATGCTAAACTCATTCAGTATTCTCATGCCATTCTTAATCTCCAATCTCAAtttgcagtgttccctcgctacattgcggatTCGCTCTTTGGCGTTTTTTTAAAGTgccattttgcatgttttttttgacagcatatGAATACGCATTGTGGTATAGTGATGCGTCAGTTGCGAACGAATCAGCTCTTAGAGCCGGCTCGCGTCATTGGGAGGCAATTGGGAGCCAATTAGTTTTttctgtgtctttttttctcttagaggtgaatgtcattggtcaaggtGTGTCGCAGGTGTCTGTGTCCACaaacacacgctgtggtgcGCTCAGAGCCGATTCCTTTGTGAGAagtttgcatgaagagatttgacctattttgacttaacttgtctattgagatggggatttgtttttgtattttatttataatataatatatttttgtagctgctcattgaggtttaaatacatCAACTTAAAATCAGTAAATTCAGTAATTAGtaaattagtaattcattttacagaataaacataatttggtaataaattaatttaagacaacaacaaaaaaatctaaggagccacttgggagctgaaagagccgactctttttagtgagccggaCTAAAAGAACCGTCTCTCTAAAAAGAGTTGACATTTCCATCACTATTGTGGGTATTCATGATCTATTGGTGTTGCatatgtctgttattgtatttgctactgctaccagtagagggtgttgtatactcatgtgacagTTGAAGActgtctagaccaggggtctcaaactcaatttcactgggggccagtggaggtagagtatgggtgaggctgggccgtaccaagtattgggagtagtgCTGGGAATCTCAAGGTACCTCATGATACAATTGACAATACATctatgtgataacaccactgttagttcagtgctggtgtttacttgcccctgtaagtatggaagtaacactgagcttgcccggatgttgcagactgcagttacactactctttgatgtccagtcacgGGCCGCatgatacgatttggtgggccgtcTTATTCTCTACTCCCAACTCATGCTCACAGCATTGAAAGTATGTTTCCAAGAATAGCATTCTcattctcatctcatctcattctACCTCTATTCTGATTGTTTTCTTTATCTCATTCTCATGCAGTTCTCATCTCCTGTGTGCGTCTTACAGCGGCGGCCCAGCCGGAGCCACTCTTGTGACACCCGGTGGCGAAGATGAGCATCCAGAGGAGGGTCATGACAAAGCAGAAGATGGAAACAAACATCACCCAGCCCAGAGGGTTGGGTGGCTCCACGTGGGTGGAGGCCACCAGGATCCACACCAGCCCGCCTGTCACCTGCACACATGAAGCCATGAGGTAACTTGGGAGGCGATAAATCATAACTCAGTACcagtattttgactttggtATGTGTTGATGCATAACACAAACATGAGTGGGATAGACAGAGGCGGCCCTACCCAAAGTTGCACCCTAGGCGAGAATTTGATATgacaccccccccacacacacacacacacatcagcgattTACATACACCGGCATTGTTTTTACGCTTGTCTTTCATTTGTAAGCTAACCTATGTCACACAATTTACATGTTTAACAAATTACTAATAAATACTAAACAATTGAGAAATAAAGTATAAACActcataataattgtaataactgAAAAATACACCAACCAACATCAGTTTAAATAACCGCACGGTTTTCACACGATAACTCTATTTATAAGCTACTTATACATATGCAATAACTGtatacaaaaactaaataaaataactatacAAAAGCTATGTAACATGCACCTATGTGCAAAACTATATAcaaccgtccatccatccatccattttctatgccgcttctcctcattagggtcgcgggggtatgctggagcctatcccagctgactttgggtgacaggcggcgtacaccctggactggtcgccagccaatcccagggcacataaagacaaacaaccattcacgctcacattcatatctatggacaatttagagtcaccagttaacctaacatgcgtgtttttggaatgtgggaggaaaccggagtacccggagaaaacgatATACATACATTATGAGACTTATTTAGcattttgactaatattaactGGGCAGTGCTTTACATTTGAACcgatttaatatttttatgtcTATTAAATTATAGATTAATATagatttgatattttttttaagattttataTTAATTACTTGTTTTGATATAATTATAttgaaggtgattttttttttcctaatctATGGGTACGCTCTGGAGGCCATCTGCGAATTTAGCataatgggccagccggctgtgcatttttttcattgaccCACAATGTGCGCCTCTACCTAGTGACCAGGAACAAAAATCTAAACAATTATGTTGATTTTGTTGCACCTACTAGCTAGTATAGTTGTACAGTTTGAATACTGAGTTTCTTCTCATACAGTATGAACCCTGCCTCAGtgtatttcttttaatttaCAACCACCAATCCTGATATAAGCTAATTTTTCAGCAGACAGGAGACAAaaccctggaaaaaaaacatgtcacccAAAACAAGCCATCTTGGCGAGCGCATTCTGTCTGGGATGAGGTTTACTCAAACAATGTGATTGAAACGTGAGGATACACCTCCCAAATGACGTGATCGTATAAGAAGATCGTAGTAAGTACGTCAGAAGGTACTTTAAAGCACTTCTCCTTGGTACAGAATGCATATTTATGCATAAATATGTGCACATTTTAGTGTTTTGCAAAGACGTGCAGCGCACTTTGGTCAAATTTCTCCCAATTCTCTCCTTAGTTCCTAATTCATTTAAGATGTTGCAGATCCTCCTCCTATAACAGATCCTTGCTATAAAAAAATCTTCAGTCTACCTGCCTTATTCCAGATGTAAAGATCAGCTTCATAGATCAGCTGAAGTGGTGCCCAAGATCAGAGGTCACTCACCAGTTCAGGCAGGTAGAGCATATCCGGGGCCGTGACGCAAATGTCGAGTCCACTGGGCAGACTTCCCAGAGACTGAGTCGTGGTCGCAGCCATCCCAGCCAGTTCTGCTTTGCTTTCCCTCTGCGGGTCTACAAGCAAGCCGCCACCTTCTTCCTCTGGCTCCAACTAACGGAGCAGCACCAGCGGCAGGAACAGGTGTTACTGATCCAGGCAGGCAGGGATAAGTTTTCAGCCAAACCTGTTCTGTTATTGCTGTCTTTCCCACAACAGCTCCTTGATGCTCGCCAGCGGATACGCCCTCTCTAAGCTCCAACCTCATGTGAGGAGATGTGAGTCGGAGGTGGAATCTTTGCAGCCTCGAGGCTCTACTGGAAGCAGATGAAATATCTCCATTGTTGTTGACGGGTTTCTCTTGTTTGTGTTTTACACCCTGGACAATAATCACTCCCACATTCTAATACAGACATTAGAGCATGTCGTCAGCACTGGTTTTAATCCAATTTGTCGAACCGCTCTCAGTTTGTATCTGTGGTAAGTTAGCCAGGGCATCCCACAGGAATCCGTGCTTGGACCAGTACTGTTCAGTCTTTACATGTTTCCCTCAGGTAGTAGAATGTGGCATGTTGCTGTGGCACACCTGTTAGGTGATTAGTTGGCAGCACCGAGCATCACTTAGGAGCCTGATGGGTGGCCAGCATACACTGATGACTTGGCGTGGTGCAGTGTTGCGACAATTCTAAACCGAGCGCATTGCCTTTTGTTGACGCACACTTGTGTGCCTGGGAGCTTTGCTGCGGCCTGAGCCCGGCACACCGGTTCCAGGATCTTGGGTTGTTGTTGCAACCAACCAGTGATCTCTTCCTGCTCCCACCTCGTCCCGTCGTCATGCTGTCACTGGCAGCCACAGAACCTGTGGCTACTTCAAAGGCTGCCGCCCTCAAGTGCCATTGCTTTGTCAGTTATTATATTTTGTCCTCACAACCAAACCTCCCCTTCCCCGAGTGCATGGTGGATTCGTGCAGCAGCATTGTGGTGTCCGATCTGAGTGGCGCTCCTAAACAGAGCATGGTCTCCATCTACTGTGAGATACTGATaacttttagctgtttttatacagATGGTCAATTTGGCGTGTTAGTCTGATTGTTTTCTTTCTGCTTCATATTACTttgtatatgtattatttttatttattagagtTTGCTGtgcttgtgttattattttatattattatattgattttattatattatatttatttttatatgtattatattatttatatattcatCTTCTAATAGacctatagttttttttattcttgttataAAATAAAGTCAGTGTATTTTGCACACAGCCTCACAGTCTCTGTGGGGTGTTGCAGCCTTGATGCAgcctttctttaatagtagcagaacatttgaaccacactttaaccgtgttattataaGTAATGAGGGGTTGCGGTGAAACACACCACGGCGTTTAAGTGGAATTCgcattttgagtgtatttttttgGATTTCCGAGTATacctaaatgcagcaaattgtacttccgcatttagAGTTACAAAATTCATGATAAGAATattcacttattgtttttctttgtctttctgtttatttaaacgCATAATAACGACGTTCTTGTAATGTTCCCAGTgtcactgaatgcatctcgcggtcgtgtagtgacaatgaggaagtgtttttCCAACGACGAAGGGACAAAAGACGCGTTTGTaagttggaaatacatatatgttgttggaattgcaccgctgttgatgtgtttggGTTAGATAAACTTTATAAAAGAgggtcagactctgtgtgactctgtgggaaactacactgtgctgccatctgtcgtcataacagtaAGATGTGGCTTGCCGTGAggcgtatgcgttaattacattaaaaaaataatgaaataaattcgtTACagtaacgcgctatttttgacagccccactaattatttatttttagaatgtatatATTCCGTGcccttttaatttatttcatcaGACAACAGCCCAGCAAACATAGGAATATTATAATGAATGCATTATGATGTTCCCGAGGAGCCTTGAGTTATGTAATATTACACTTGTTTACTACTTTTGGTCACAGGACTGCACAGTAAAAACGTTGCCTGGAGCGCACCAGACATACGTATGTTAAAGTAAGTGAATAAATATTTGCTAAAGCCATTGAACACGTACATGTATTGTTCACAACGTGTTCCCATGCACACAAAAGACCAGGAAAGCAATACAGTAAtggttattgtttgtttgtggttTAACTTTGACAAGGAATGCATACATATGGgtatataaaacacaaatagaacaATTGggtagatttttaaaaacaaatttcaCATCTATAATAGTTTTAAGTGATAATTACAGAGTCTGCAAATACTAGTTTTCTAGCCTACTtgttttatttcacattgtagATTGCAAATATATCAGTAAGGTGAAATCATCAAGTTCTGTATATACATGTGGACATTTGCagacaaataacaaaaacaatcatcagTTAAACTGATCCTTTTCGAGAAGAACAAAAAGGAAAGCtaaaagcagaaaaaagtgAATGAATAAAAAGCTTTCGTAAACACAAAGAAAGCGCGAATGAAAGTCTGACCACGTTTGAGATTTGAGGAGATCTTCAATGCGTAATAATGTCACTCGCTTTTGTCCAAATGTCAGCCACCAACAAAGTAAGCCAGTAATCCCTGCTCAAGATGATGTTTCTTTCTTGTCCAAACAGTGACGTCGCCCTT containing:
- the LOC129194111 gene encoding myelin and lymphocyte protein-like, whose amino-acid sequence is MAATTTQSLGSLPSGLDICVTAPDMLYLPELVTGGLVWILVASTHVEPPNPLGWVMFVSIFCFVMTLLWMLIFATGCHKSGSGWAAADFAYHAVATLFYLSAAVDLAYITFLMKLGQFRIYQIDIAAVVFAYMATLLYFIHTILSSLRWKHF